A stretch of Christensenellaceae bacterium DNA encodes these proteins:
- a CDS encoding IS110 family transposase ISDha12, producing MNPLFVGIDVSSRNNVAYLMKPDGSKHSSFSVQNNLGGAKLLSERIVSALEAMQLSDVVIGLEATSIYGNSLVYALREDGSLGRFQRKIHVLNPKQVRKFKEAYPDLPKNDFVDAFVIADHLRFGRIAKEVYMDDYRYQALKTLTRARFDVIQNLTREKQRFANYLFLKCSGMAQDKDIQNTSATTIALMERFETVDDLANADLDELTAFLDEKGRNFADPAAKAKAIRAAARDSYRLPVTVNNSVNQAMAVSIASMRALEKQVKVLDKAIEQQFEIIPNTLTSIPGIGKVYSAGIIAEIGDIRRFNSQASVAKFAGLVWHKNQSGEFEAEHSQMIKSGNRYLRYYLLEAANSVRRCDSEFRRYYDLKFKEVNKYQHKRALALTARKLVRLVFRLLKDNRLYIPPEG from the coding sequence GTGAATCCACTTTTTGTAGGCATTGATGTGAGCAGCAGAAACAATGTGGCCTACCTGATGAAACCGGACGGCAGCAAGCACTCCAGCTTTTCCGTGCAGAATAACCTTGGCGGTGCTAAACTGTTGTCAGAGAGAATCGTGTCGGCACTGGAGGCCATGCAGCTCAGCGATGTGGTGATTGGCCTGGAGGCCACCTCCATCTACGGGAATAGCCTTGTCTATGCCCTCCGGGAGGATGGCAGCCTTGGCCGGTTCCAACGGAAGATCCATGTTCTGAATCCCAAGCAGGTACGGAAGTTCAAAGAAGCCTACCCAGACCTACCCAAGAACGATTTCGTGGACGCCTTTGTGATTGCCGACCATCTCCGTTTCGGCAGGATTGCCAAGGAGGTCTATATGGACGACTACCGCTACCAGGCGCTCAAGACCCTCACCAGAGCCAGATTTGACGTTATCCAAAATCTGACCCGAGAGAAGCAGCGGTTTGCCAACTACTTATTCCTGAAATGCTCCGGTATGGCACAGGACAAAGACATTCAAAATACCAGCGCCACTACCATTGCGCTTATGGAGCGTTTTGAGACCGTGGATGACCTGGCGAATGCTGATCTGGACGAACTGACTGCTTTCCTTGATGAAAAGGGCAGGAACTTTGCTGATCCGGCAGCCAAAGCAAAAGCGATTCGGGCCGCTGCAAGAGATTCCTACCGCCTGCCTGTTACTGTGAACAATTCTGTAAATCAGGCGATGGCAGTCTCTATTGCTTCCATGCGGGCTTTGGAAAAGCAGGTCAAGGTACTGGATAAGGCTATTGAACAGCAATTTGAAATTATCCCAAACACGCTGACGTCTATCCCTGGCATTGGCAAGGTCTATTCCGCCGGTATTATCGCCGAGATTGGCGACATTCGCCGCTTCAATTCCCAAGCCTCTGTCGCCAAGTTCGCTGGTCTTGTCTGGCACAAAAATCAGTCCGGTGAATTTGAAGCGGAGCATTCCCAAATGATTAAATCCGGCAACCGATATCTCCGCTACTACCTGCTGGAAGCTGCCAACTCTGTGAGAAGATGCGACTCCGAATTCCGGCGCTACTATGACCTCAAATTCAAAGAGGTCAACAAGTACCAGCACAAACGCGCACTCGCTTTAACTGCCAGAAAACTGGTTCGGTTAGTCTTTCGGCTGCTGAAGGACAACCGCCTGTATATCCCGCCGGAGGGCTAA
- a CDS encoding group II intron reverse transcriptase/maturase, with protein sequence MAQQFDCPKTETELRTLLDELYQQSRKARQEGKYPAFKGLLEIMSAETTIVTAIHNIKSNHGSDTPGVDNKTMRREYLQKPYRWVINDIQRAFEKFEAQKIRRKYIDKPGKKEKRPLGIPTIRDRIVQECMRIVLEPIVEALFFEHSYGFRPMRDTAMALERLNFITFHTGYYWFVEGDISKCFDYIDHAILLRRLYHLGIKDRRVLQIIKQMLKAGVLDECEVNEEGTMQGGIISPLLANVYLDIMDEWVTKQWELKNTTHKYNQDSAKRRALKKTRLVPGFLVRYADDFVIITDSREHAEFWKSSLKEFLETEMKLTLSKEKTLITDVRKKHATFLGYEFKVVKGKGEHGYVTRTQPDRERLKRKVDVIADNIKKIPRDTSREKLIDEINRINSQIRGVIQYYQCCTWVSVSMDKYGRKIQLAASRRLKKYKGKWIRAKDTQNLPRIHQNYRQKIPSVKYRDIYVGVTSLTFCNWQETRGKNPKETPYTAEGREINFRRTKKKRIQARLDDVYSENASIAVLKGKWGYLNNFEFVMNKAYALNRDRLKCRVCGKWLIDHAPYTHRINPYLPLDKVNRVNNLISVHKKCYMAINTPGMDISDYEKQVQKKILSYREKLVVSHTRNN encoded by the coding sequence ATGGCACAACAATTCGACTGCCCAAAAACTGAAACTGAATTACGCACTTTGTTAGACGAATTGTATCAACAAAGCAGGAAAGCCAGACAGGAAGGAAAATACCCTGCCTTCAAAGGCTTACTGGAAATTATGTCAGCAGAAACAACGATTGTGACTGCAATTCACAATATCAAGAGCAATCATGGGAGTGATACTCCCGGTGTCGATAACAAGACTATGCGGCGGGAATATCTGCAAAAACCCTACCGATGGGTTATTAACGACATCCAGAGAGCTTTTGAAAAGTTTGAAGCACAGAAAATACGCAGGAAATATATTGACAAACCGGGGAAAAAGGAAAAGCGTCCGTTAGGTATTCCTACAATACGGGACCGCATTGTACAGGAATGTATGCGTATCGTGTTGGAACCCATTGTAGAAGCGCTATTCTTTGAACATTCTTATGGTTTCCGCCCAATGAGGGATACGGCAATGGCGCTGGAAAGACTGAATTTCATCACTTTCCACACAGGTTATTACTGGTTTGTGGAAGGAGACATCAGTAAATGTTTCGACTATATCGACCACGCTATACTTCTTCGCAGACTATATCATTTGGGAATTAAAGACCGGCGTGTGCTTCAAATCATCAAACAAATGCTGAAAGCAGGCGTTCTTGATGAATGTGAAGTAAATGAAGAAGGCACTATGCAGGGCGGGATTATCAGCCCTCTGCTTGCAAATGTCTATCTCGACATTATGGATGAATGGGTAACAAAACAGTGGGAACTGAAAAACACCACCCACAAATACAATCAGGATTCCGCAAAAAGAAGGGCATTGAAAAAGACCAGACTGGTGCCGGGATTCCTAGTGAGGTATGCCGACGATTTTGTAATTATTACAGATAGCCGGGAACATGCTGAATTTTGGAAATCATCGTTAAAGGAATTTCTGGAAACAGAGATGAAGCTGACATTATCCAAAGAGAAAACACTGATTACGGATGTAAGAAAGAAACACGCCACATTTCTCGGATACGAGTTTAAGGTAGTAAAGGGGAAAGGCGAACATGGTTATGTTACCAGAACACAGCCGGACAGAGAAAGACTGAAACGCAAAGTTGATGTGATAGCGGATAATATTAAGAAAATCCCACGGGATACAAGCCGTGAAAAGCTGATTGATGAAATCAATCGGATTAACAGCCAGATACGAGGGGTCATCCAGTATTATCAATGCTGCACATGGGTTAGCGTGAGCATGGACAAATATGGCAGAAAGATACAACTTGCAGCGAGCCGCCGGCTCAAAAAGTATAAAGGGAAATGGATTCGAGCCAAAGATACGCAGAACCTTCCCCGAATACACCAGAATTACAGGCAAAAGATACCTTCTGTCAAATACCGTGACATCTATGTTGGAGTTACATCGCTCACGTTCTGTAACTGGCAGGAAACGAGAGGGAAAAATCCAAAAGAAACGCCCTATACTGCCGAAGGACGGGAAATCAATTTCAGGCGCACTAAGAAGAAGCGCATACAAGCCAGATTGGATGATGTGTATTCAGAAAATGCGTCAATCGCTGTCTTAAAGGGTAAATGGGGCTATCTGAACAATTTTGAGTTTGTCATGAATAAGGCATACGCCCTGAACCGTGACCGGCTCAAATGCAGGGTTTGCGGAAAATGGTTGATAGACCATGCTCCATACACCCATAGAATTAACCCATATCTTCCGCTGGATAAAGTAAACCGTGTCAACAACCTTATATCAGTACACAAGAAATGCTATATGGCGATTAACACGCCGGGCATGGACATCAGTGATTATGAAAAACAAGTGCAAAAGAAGATTTTAAGTTATAGGGAAAAACTGGTAGTTTCACATACACGCAACAACTAA
- a CDS encoding methyltransferase: protein MRIETDKIYCGDSLQVLQTLPDNCMDCCVTSPPYYALRDYGTDGQIGREATPEEYVSRITAVFHEVKRVLTPEGTCWLNIADTYCGTGSKADHQDPKYPKGRNGQQVAVNHRAPGCKPKDLIGIPWLVALALRGDGWYLRSSIIWHKGNPMPESTRDRPTRCYEYVFLLTKSKKYFYDWQAVAEPIALTTAGRLKSGVSKGNKYNVTVPGQNQPQKINRPREKGAYADELICPVRSRRNVWQINTASYRGGHFAAFPPKLAETCILAGCPVGGIVLDPFLGSGTTAAAAKSLDRRYIGIEINPEYCNLAKQRIGGESP, encoded by the coding sequence ATGAGGATAGAAACGGACAAAATCTATTGCGGCGACAGCTTGCAGGTACTTCAAACCTTGCCGGATAACTGTATGGATTGTTGCGTAACGTCCCCGCCCTACTATGCTTTGCGCGATTACGGCACAGACGGGCAGATCGGGCGGGAAGCAACGCCGGAGGAATATGTTTCCCGCATTACGGCGGTTTTCCATGAGGTAAAGCGGGTGCTTACGCCGGAGGGTACTTGTTGGCTGAATATCGCGGACACTTATTGCGGCACAGGCAGCAAAGCCGACCACCAAGACCCGAAATACCCCAAAGGCAGGAACGGGCAGCAAGTGGCGGTAAACCACCGCGCCCCCGGCTGCAAGCCGAAAGACCTAATCGGTATTCCGTGGCTTGTAGCCCTTGCCTTGCGGGGCGACGGTTGGTATTTGCGCAGTTCTATCATTTGGCATAAGGGGAACCCCATGCCGGAAAGCACGCGGGACAGGCCGACCCGCTGCTATGAATATGTGTTTCTGCTTACCAAGTCAAAGAAGTATTTTTACGATTGGCAAGCGGTAGCCGAGCCGATAGCCCTCACAACGGCGGGTCGGCTGAAAAGCGGAGTTAGCAAAGGAAACAAGTATAACGTTACTGTTCCGGGGCAAAACCAACCGCAGAAAATCAACCGCCCCCGCGAAAAGGGCGCATACGCCGATGAGTTGATATGCCCCGTCCGCAGCCGCCGCAACGTTTGGCAGATCAACACAGCTTCCTATCGCGGCGGGCATTTCGCAGCTTTCCCGCCGAAACTTGCGGAAACGTGCATTTTGGCGGGCTGTCCCGTCGGCGGGATTGTCCTTGACCCGTTTTTAGGCAGCGGAACCACCGCAGCGGCGGCAAAAAGCCTTGACCGCCGCTATATTGGTATTGAGATCAACCCCGAATACTGTAACCTTGCGAAACAGCGGATTGGAGGTGAAAGCCCATGA
- a CDS encoding conjugal transfer protein, which yields MSKEWKAPDKVTQKMTRDGAVAENLTTGETSSISERPQEENYSAPAGAAAEKVVQHIGAEIERHAAKGAEKKALDAAQPKTHSSRLQFSEAERATPDLQKAIKKSDTAADRLDKARAAIPKQTKIKKERVFDEAKGKAKTRLAFEKTDKPPNGKLRHNPLSRPAQELDAAVHGKIYEVEKENVGVESGHRIELVGEKAGGMTTRAVKRGIRSHKLKPYRAAAAAEKKAAKANADFLYQKALHDNPALAHSNPISRFWQKQRIKKQYAKALKTGGKVKKTAEATAKAAKKTAQETKRATFFVVRHWKGCLIVGGIAFIVLLFFGGLSSCSLFGGNSGSGLIASSYLSEDADITGAESAYVAMEAELQDMLDNIESEYPGYDEYRVTADEIEHDPYVLISILSAWHEGVFTLDEAQSTLEMLFDKQYILTVTEEVEVRYRTETRTDSEGNEYDVEVAYNYYILNVDLENFNLSHVPVYIMGEEQLSMYAMYMSSLGNRPDLFPQSGYISKYYENPPADYEIPPAYLEDEQFARLIEEAEKYVGFPYVWGGSSPETSFDCSGFVSYVLTNSGLYNTGRLGAQGLYNISTRVSNPQPGDLVFFTGTYDTPGVSHVGIYVGEDGDGSPVMLHCGDPIQYAKLDTSYWQSHFYAYGRLHYN from the coding sequence ATGAGCAAGGAATGGAAAGCCCCGGACAAGGTAACGCAGAAAATGACCCGCGACGGTGCGGTTGCGGAAAACCTCACGACGGGCGAAACGTCCAGTATCAGCGAAAGGCCGCAGGAGGAAAACTATTCAGCCCCCGCAGGCGCGGCAGCGGAAAAGGTTGTGCAGCATATCGGCGCAGAGATTGAGCGACACGCAGCAAAAGGCGCGGAGAAAAAAGCCCTTGACGCGGCGCAGCCTAAAACCCATTCTTCCCGCTTGCAGTTTTCCGAAGCGGAACGGGCAACGCCGGACCTGCAAAAGGCAATCAAAAAATCCGATACGGCGGCTGACCGTTTAGACAAAGCGCGGGCAGCTATCCCCAAACAGACCAAAATCAAGAAAGAGCGCGTTTTTGACGAAGCCAAAGGCAAAGCAAAGACGCGCCTTGCTTTTGAAAAAACGGATAAGCCCCCAAACGGCAAGTTGCGTCATAACCCGTTATCCCGTCCGGCGCAGGAATTGGACGCCGCCGTACATGGAAAAATCTATGAGGTGGAGAAAGAAAACGTCGGTGTGGAAAGCGGACACAGGATAGAACTTGTGGGCGAGAAAGCGGGCGGCATGACGACGCGGGCAGTAAAACGCGGCATACGCAGCCATAAGCTGAAACCTTACCGGGCGGCGGCAGCAGCCGAGAAAAAGGCAGCAAAGGCAAACGCCGATTTTCTCTATCAAAAGGCGCTGCATGATAACCCCGCCCTTGCGCACTCTAACCCGATTTCCCGTTTTTGGCAAAAGCAGCGCATTAAAAAGCAGTATGCAAAGGCGTTGAAAACGGGCGGCAAGGTGAAAAAGACCGCCGAAGCCACCGCAAAGGCAGCAAAGAAAACGGCGCAGGAAACCAAACGGGCGACGTTCTTTGTCGTCCGGCATTGGAAAGGCTGTTTGATCGTGGGCGGGATTGCCTTTATCGTGCTTCTGTTTTTCGGCGGTTTGTCCTCTTGTTCCCTGTTCGGCGGCAACAGCGGAAGCGGCTTGATTGCGTCGTCCTATCTCTCCGAGGACGCGGATATTACAGGCGCAGAAAGCGCGTATGTCGCTATGGAAGCCGAGTTACAGGATATGCTGGATAACATCGAAAGCGAATACCCCGGCTATGACGAATACCGGGTAACGGCTGACGAGATCGAGCATGACCCGTATGTGCTAATCTCTATCCTCTCCGCTTGGCATGAGGGCGTGTTTACTCTCGATGAAGCGCAAAGCACCCTTGAAATGCTCTTTGATAAACAGTATATCTTGACGGTTACGGAGGAAGTCGAGGTACGCTACCGCACCGAAACGCGGACGGACAGCGAGGGCAACGAATACGACGTTGAAGTAGCCTATAACTATTACATTCTCAATGTGGATTTGGAAAACTTCAACCTCTCCCATGTTCCCGTTTACATTATGGGCGAGGAACAGCTATCCATGTACGCTATGTATATGTCGTCGCTTGGGAACAGACCCGACCTTTTCCCGCAATCCGGCTATATTTCAAAATACTATGAAAACCCGCCAGCGGATTATGAAATCCCGCCCGCCTATCTGGAAGATGAACAGTTTGCGCGGCTCATTGAGGAAGCGGAAAAGTATGTCGGTTTTCCTTATGTGTGGGGCGGCAGCAGCCCGGAAACCTCTTTTGATTGCAGCGGTTTTGTTAGCTATGTGCTGACGAACAGCGGCCTATACAATACGGGCAGACTTGGGGCACAGGGGCTTTACAACATTTCAACCCGCGTTTCCAACCCGCAGCCGGGGGATTTGGTTTTCTTTACGGGTACATACGACACACCGGGCGTATCTCATGTGGGTATCTACGTTGGCGAGGACGGGGACGGAAGCCCCGTCATGCTGCATTGTGGCGACCCGATACAATACGCAAAACTTGATACAAGCTATTGGCAATCCCATTTTTACGCCTATGGGCGGCTACATTACAACTGA
- a CDS encoding cell surface protein: protein MKHKKLFRSVTALLAALVLMGGFSVTAFAGGGDVSDEPPTPVTETEPEETTGGYEPQPLTPEGNMSLVDDITGEASGDKQFITVVTKNGNYFYIIIDRAEDGENTVHFLNQVDEKDLLQLMEDEQTEAPACSCTEKCVAGSVNTDCPVCSVNMSECAGKEAEPEPEETEQPEPEEDKGGGMGGAILLVVLLLAAVSGGAFYYFKIMKPKKDAAKGSSNLDDLDFDEDDEEELETEQEDEEV, encoded by the coding sequence ATGAAGCATAAAAAACTGTTCCGCAGCGTTACCGCTTTGCTTGCCGCCCTTGTACTCATGGGCGGCTTTTCTGTTACCGCTTTTGCGGGCGGCGGTGACGTGAGCGACGAGCCGCCTACCCCCGTAACCGAAACCGAGCCGGAAGAAACGACGGGCGGCTATGAGCCGCAGCCTTTAACGCCGGAGGGCAACATGAGCCTTGTGGACGACATAACGGGCGAAGCGTCCGGCGATAAGCAGTTTATTACCGTCGTTACGAAAAACGGAAACTATTTTTACATCATCATTGACCGCGCCGAGGACGGAGAAAACACCGTCCATTTCCTCAATCAAGTTGATGAAAAAGACCTTTTGCAGCTTATGGAGGACGAACAGACCGAAGCCCCCGCTTGTAGCTGTACTGAAAAATGCGTTGCCGGAAGCGTCAACACCGATTGCCCCGTTTGCAGCGTCAATATGAGCGAGTGCGCGGGCAAGGAAGCCGAGCCGGAGCCGGAAGAAACCGAGCAGCCGGAGCCGGAGGAAGATAAAGGCGGCGGCATGGGCGGTGCTATTCTGCTTGTCGTGCTGCTTCTTGCCGCAGTAAGCGGCGGCGCGTTCTATTACTTTAAGATTATGAAGCCCAAAAAGGACGCGGCAAAAGGCAGCAGCAACCTTGACGATCTCGATTTTGACGAGGACGACGAGGAAGAATTAGAAACCGAGCAGGAGGACGAGGAAGTATGA
- the topB_1 gene encoding DNA topoisomerase has protein sequence MKLVIAEKPSVGAAIAAVIGANEKRSGYFEGSGYLVSWCIGHLISLADAATYNEQYRKWKYDDLPIVPQDWQFTVASGKEQQFSVLKDLMQRSDVSEIVNACDSGREGELIFRFVYEQVNCQKPFSRLWISSMEESAIREGFSNLKDGRSYDNLYQSALCRAKADWLVGINATRLFSILYHKTLNVGRVQTPTLTMLVNRDYAISSFKKEKYHVVRLDAGGVSALSERLNEEAAAQQMKAACEKSQAVCTSLKKEKKTVAPPKLFDLTALQREANRLYGFTAKQTLDYAQALYEKRLLTYPRTDSKYITSDMQRSTKELITGLCSLLPFMRDVKLQADLTRVCDNSKVTDHHAILPTAEFLKTGFSSLTDSETKLMTLVCAKLLCAAAAPYEYEAVTAVISCGGYTFTAKGKTTLCEGWREIEKLSRAASEEQDEDAEPETVLPPLAEGQTFDNPAAEISERYTQPPKAFTEDTLLSAMENAGKEETPEDAERKGLGTTATRAGIIEKLISAGFAERKGKKLIPTKDGYNLAAILPEVLTSPQLTAEWETRLTGIAKGSDSPDDFMRSIEEMTAGLVKTYSAISEDKAKLFTPQREAIGTCPRCGAAVYEGKKNFYCSDRACSFVMWKNDRFFEQRKKAFTKAIAAALLKDGKVKIKGMYSTKTGKTFDGVVLLADTGGKYVNFRVEQNRK, from the coding sequence ATGAAACTTGTAATTGCAGAGAAACCGAGCGTCGGGGCGGCGATTGCCGCCGTTATTGGCGCGAATGAAAAGCGCAGCGGATATTTTGAGGGCAGCGGCTACCTTGTGTCGTGGTGTATCGGGCATTTGATTAGCCTTGCAGACGCGGCAACCTACAACGAGCAGTACCGAAAATGGAAGTATGACGATCTCCCCATTGTCCCGCAGGATTGGCAGTTTACCGTTGCCAGCGGCAAGGAGCAGCAGTTTTCCGTACTCAAAGACCTTATGCAGCGCAGCGACGTTTCCGAGATTGTCAATGCGTGCGACAGCGGGCGCGAGGGAGAACTCATTTTTCGATTTGTCTACGAACAGGTAAATTGCCAAAAGCCCTTTTCCCGCCTTTGGATTAGCAGCATGGAAGAAAGCGCAATCCGCGAGGGCTTTTCAAACCTCAAAGACGGGCGCAGCTATGACAACCTCTATCAATCCGCGCTTTGCAGAGCAAAGGCAGATTGGCTTGTCGGGATTAACGCGACCCGCCTTTTCTCTATCCTCTATCACAAAACGCTGAATGTCGGCAGAGTGCAGACGCCCACCCTTACCATGCTGGTAAACCGCGACTATGCGATCAGCAGCTTTAAGAAAGAAAAATATCATGTTGTCCGTCTGGACGCGGGCGGTGTTTCGGCTTTGTCCGAAAGGCTGAACGAAGAAGCGGCGGCGCAGCAGATGAAAGCGGCTTGCGAGAAATCGCAAGCCGTTTGTACTTCCCTCAAAAAAGAGAAAAAGACCGTTGCACCGCCGAAGCTGTTTGACCTTACCGCGTTGCAGCGCGAAGCCAACCGCCTGTACGGGTTTACGGCGAAACAGACCCTTGATTATGCGCAAGCCCTCTACGAAAAGCGGCTTTTGACCTATCCCCGCACCGACAGCAAATATATCACTTCCGATATGCAGCGCAGCACAAAGGAACTCATTACCGGGCTTTGTTCGCTGCTTCCCTTTATGCGGGACGTGAAGCTGCAAGCAGACCTTACAAGGGTTTGCGACAACAGCAAAGTAACCGACCACCACGCTATTTTGCCGACAGCCGAGTTTTTGAAAACGGGCTTTTCTTCCCTTACCGACAGCGAAACAAAACTTATGACCCTTGTATGCGCGAAGCTGCTTTGCGCCGCAGCCGCGCCCTATGAATATGAAGCGGTTACGGCGGTTATCTCTTGCGGCGGTTATACCTTTACCGCAAAGGGAAAGACGACGCTTTGCGAGGGGTGGCGTGAGATTGAAAAGCTGTCCCGCGCCGCGTCCGAGGAACAGGACGAGGACGCAGAGCCGGAAACCGTTTTGCCGCCGCTTGCCGAGGGGCAGACCTTTGACAATCCGGCAGCGGAGATCTCCGAGCGTTACACGCAGCCCCCAAAGGCATTTACCGAAGATACGCTTCTGTCCGCTATGGAGAACGCGGGCAAGGAAGAAACGCCGGAGGACGCAGAGCGCAAAGGGTTAGGCACTACCGCAACGCGGGCGGGTATCATTGAAAAACTCATTAGCGCGGGCTTTGCCGAGCGCAAGGGCAAAAAGCTAATCCCCACAAAGGACGGGTATAACCTTGCCGCTATCCTGCCCGAAGTCCTTACGTCCCCGCAGCTTACGGCAGAATGGGAAACCCGCCTTACCGGGATTGCCAAAGGCAGCGACAGCCCGGACGATTTCATGCGCAGCATTGAGGAAATGACAGCGGGGCTTGTCAAGACCTATTCCGCGATTTCCGAGGATAAAGCGAAGCTGTTTACCCCGCAGCGGGAAGCAATCGGCACTTGCCCCCGTTGCGGCGCGGCGGTTTACGAGGGCAAGAAAAACTTTTACTGCTCCGACAGGGCTTGCAGCTTTGTGATGTGGAAGAATGACCGCTTTTTTGAGCAGCGCAAAAAGGCTTTCACAAAGGCGATTGCCGCCGCCCTTTTGAAAGACGGAAAGGTAAAAATCAAAGGTATGTACTCGACCAAGACGGGAAAGACCTTTGACGGAGTTGTGCTGCTTGCCGACACAGGCGGCAAGTATGTAAACTTCCGCGTCGAGCAGAACCGAAAATGA
- a CDS encoding transposase encodes MIRLDEKQYRAVKKMTRAACANNDCGNCLLLDDGETCVCVQSISYSLLCRYFREAVLPADRQLCEQITRSGETDLKRCAVCGSTFAAGSNRAKYCPDCAAKIRRRQKAQSERNRRLRIKTTT; translated from the coding sequence ATGATAAGGCTTGATGAAAAGCAATACCGCGCCGTAAAGAAAATGACCCGCGCCGCTTGTGCAAACAACGATTGCGGGAATTGTCTGCTGCTGGACGACGGGGAAACTTGCGTTTGTGTGCAGAGTATCAGCTATTCGCTGCTATGCCGCTATTTCCGCGAAGCGGTATTACCCGCCGACAGGCAGCTTTGCGAACAGATCACCCGCAGCGGGGAAACCGATTTGAAGCGTTGCGCGGTATGCGGCAGCACGTTTGCGGCGGGCAGCAACCGGGCGAAATACTGCCCCGATTGCGCGGCAAAGATACGCCGCAGACAGAAAGCCCAAAGCGAGAGAAACAGGCGTTTACGGATAAAAACAACTACATAG
- a CDS encoding transposase, producing the protein MNTRFTIEEENIVAIYAEDSRETTLENILAAMPYMDEDMRQLAAAAVNKLQAMTDSEFSEREFILTDEE; encoded by the coding sequence ATGAATACCCGCTTTACCATTGAGGAAGAAAACATTGTTGCGATCTACGCCGAGGACAGCCGGGAAACAACGCTTGAAAATATCCTTGCCGCCATGCCCTACATGGACGAGGATATGCGCCAGCTTGCCGCCGCAGCGGTGAACAAGCTGCAAGCCATGACGGACAGCGAGTTTTCCGAAAGGGAGTTTATCTTGACCGACGAGGAATAG